In Bradyrhizobium sp. G127, one genomic interval encodes:
- a CDS encoding cold-shock protein has product MAKGTVKWFNPTKGYGFIKPAVGDKDVFVHISAVERAGLSTLNENQTVEYDLVENRGKSSAENLKVS; this is encoded by the coding sequence TTGGCAAAAGGTACGGTCAAGTGGTTCAACCCGACCAAGGGTTATGGATTCATCAAGCCGGCGGTCGGCGACAAGGACGTGTTCGTTCACATCTCGGCGGTTGAGCGCGCCGGACTCTCGACGCTGAACGAAAACCAGACCGTCGAGTACGACCTTGTGGAAAATCGCGGCAAGTCATCGGCGGAAAACCTGAAGGTTTCGTGA
- a CDS encoding DNA polymerase III subunit chi: MTEILFYHLQDTTLERVLPPLLEKSLERGWRVAVQTGSEERADALDAHLWTYREDSFLPHGTWRDIDAMSQPVVLVMDDGNPNSANVRFIVDSAGLPKDCATYERVVMVFNGDDDEALGAARAAWSDGKSRGLDLTYWQTDERGKWQKRA, from the coding sequence ATGACGGAAATTCTGTTCTATCATCTGCAAGACACGACGCTTGAGCGCGTGTTGCCGCCGCTGCTTGAGAAGTCGCTTGAGCGTGGGTGGCGCGTGGCGGTGCAGACAGGTTCCGAGGAGCGCGCGGACGCGCTCGATGCGCATTTGTGGACATACCGCGAAGATTCGTTTCTGCCGCACGGGACATGGCGCGACATCGATGCGATGAGCCAGCCTGTTGTGCTTGTCATGGACGACGGCAATCCCAACAGCGCCAATGTCAGGTTCATCGTCGACAGCGCGGGGCTGCCCAAGGATTGCGCAACCTATGAGCGGGTCGTCATGGTTTTTAATGGGGATGACGACGAGGCGCTGGGCGCTGCGCGCGCCGCATGGTCGGACGGCAAGTCGCGCGGGCTCGATCTGACATACTGGCAGACCGATGAACGCGGCAAATGGCAAAAGCGCGCGTGA
- the ndk gene encoding nucleoside-diphosphate kinase has product MAIERTFSIIKPDATARNLTGAVNAIIEKAGLRIVAQKRILMTRAQAETFYAVHKARPFFGELVDFMISGPVVVQVLEGEGAILKYRDAMGATDPSKAAEGTIRKAHARSIGENSVHGSDAAETAAIEIAQFFSGNEIVG; this is encoded by the coding sequence ATGGCGATTGAGCGCACCTTTTCGATCATCAAGCCGGACGCGACCGCGCGCAATCTGACCGGCGCCGTGAACGCCATTATCGAGAAAGCTGGACTGCGCATCGTCGCGCAGAAGCGCATCCTGATGACTCGCGCGCAGGCCGAAACATTCTACGCCGTTCACAAGGCGCGTCCGTTCTTCGGCGAGCTGGTCGACTTCATGATCTCGGGACCTGTGGTGGTTCAGGTTCTCGAAGGCGAGGGCGCCATCCTGAAGTATCGCGACGCGATGGGTGCGACCGATCCGTCGAAGGCTGCTGAAGGCACGATCCGCAAGGCGCACGCCAGGTCGATCGGCGAAAATTCGGTGCATGGTTCGGACGCGGCCGAGACGGCGGCGATCGAGATCGCGCAGTTCTTCTCGGGGAATGAAATCGTCGGCTGA
- a CDS encoding LPS-assembly protein LptD gives MSAVLGLCLSVGLGDAVTTPAAAQQSYRYNPLPPRPPKPARPPSSDGQMLVQATEVNYDYNNSRVAAVGSVQIYFHGATLEADKVIYDQKTKRLHAEGNVRLTDSDGKITYANMLDLSDDYRDGFVDSLRLDTADQTRMAATRADRTNGDVTVFQNGVYTACAACKDNPKKPPLWQVKGARIIHNQTEKMLYFEDARLEFFGQPIAFLPYFSTPDPTVKRKSGFLIPNYSSSTRYGVGLEVPYYFALAPDYDATVTPRYTTKQGLLLQGEFRQRLLNGAYEIRGYGIRQNDQGQFNAEPGDREFRGGIDTKGQFALNDKWVWGWDAVAVSDKSFFYDYNLGPYKNALNAFLLTPDTGLSQIYLTGVGNRSYFDARVMHFLGYSAADDQSQIPIVHPVIDYSNVLNRNVLGGEFSYKANFTSLSRQTASFDAINPTALLAGSCLPSANSAVKTPANCLLRGIPGDYTRLTAEVSWRRSFTDSIGQIFTPFASLRGDLISANIDNQPGVANYLPVGSTQTARLMPTVGVEYRYPFINVQPWGTTTIEPIGQLIIRPNEPSAGRLPNEDAQSFTFDDSNLFSVDKFSGYDRVEGGGRANVGVQATTQFDRGGFINVLFGQSYQLFGLNSFAMQDLTNTSLGSGLDKNRSDYVARIAYQPNRIYSLIARTRLDEATGVVRRFELEGRANFDRFGVSLLYGNYDAQPELGFLTRREGIVATGSVKVATNWVLSGALRYDITNQTINQYIVGAGYVDDCFIIAANYITDYAYTSASYTSPVTDHRIMLQIGLRTIGASSFNTSQ, from the coding sequence ATGTCTGCCGTTCTGGGACTTTGCCTGTCAGTTGGGCTGGGCGACGCGGTGACCACGCCGGCCGCAGCACAGCAATCTTACCGCTACAACCCCCTGCCCCCGAGACCGCCGAAGCCGGCACGTCCTCCGAGCAGTGACGGGCAGATGCTCGTGCAGGCGACCGAGGTCAATTACGACTACAACAACTCTCGTGTCGCAGCGGTCGGCAGTGTCCAGATCTATTTCCACGGAGCGACGCTGGAAGCTGACAAGGTCATCTACGACCAGAAGACCAAGCGCCTCCATGCCGAAGGCAACGTCCGGTTGACCGATTCCGACGGCAAGATCACCTACGCCAACATGCTCGACCTGTCCGACGACTATCGCGACGGCTTTGTCGATTCACTGCGGCTGGACACCGCGGACCAGACCCGCATGGCGGCGACGCGCGCGGATCGCACCAACGGCGACGTCACGGTCTTCCAGAACGGCGTCTATACCGCCTGCGCGGCCTGTAAAGACAATCCGAAGAAGCCGCCGCTGTGGCAGGTCAAGGGCGCGCGCATCATTCACAACCAGACCGAGAAGATGCTGTACTTCGAGGATGCGCGGCTGGAATTCTTCGGTCAGCCGATTGCATTCCTGCCATACTTCTCGACGCCTGACCCGACGGTCAAGCGCAAGAGCGGCTTTTTGATTCCGAACTACTCCTCCAGCACGCGCTACGGTGTCGGCCTCGAAGTGCCCTACTACTTCGCGCTGGCTCCGGACTACGACGCAACAGTGACGCCGCGCTACACCACCAAGCAGGGCCTGCTGCTGCAGGGCGAATTCCGCCAGCGCCTCCTCAACGGCGCTTACGAAATCCGCGGCTACGGCATCCGGCAGAACGATCAGGGGCAGTTCAACGCCGAGCCCGGCGATCGCGAATTCCGCGGAGGCATTGATACCAAAGGCCAGTTTGCACTGAACGACAAATGGGTCTGGGGCTGGGATGCGGTTGCAGTCTCGGACAAGTCGTTCTTCTACGACTACAATCTCGGTCCTTACAAAAACGCGCTCAATGCTTTCCTGCTGACCCCCGATACGGGTCTCTCGCAGATTTACCTGACCGGCGTCGGCAACCGCAGCTATTTCGACGCCCGGGTGATGCACTTCCTTGGCTACTCGGCGGCGGACGACCAGAGCCAGATTCCGATCGTTCACCCCGTGATCGATTATTCGAACGTGCTCAACCGCAACGTGCTGGGTGGCGAATTCAGCTACAAGGCGAACTTCACCAGCTTGAGCCGCCAGACGGCGTCGTTCGATGCCATCAACCCGACTGCGCTGCTTGCCGGATCGTGCCTGCCGAGCGCAAACTCCGCCGTCAAGACTCCCGCGAATTGCCTGCTGCGCGGTATTCCGGGCGACTACACACGGCTGACCGCGGAGGTCTCATGGCGGCGGTCATTCACCGACTCCATCGGCCAGATCTTCACGCCGTTCGCGTCGCTGCGCGGAGACCTGATCAGCGCCAACATCGACAATCAGCCCGGCGTTGCCAACTACCTGCCGGTCGGCTCCACGCAGACTGCGCGCCTTATGCCGACAGTCGGTGTCGAATACCGCTATCCGTTCATCAACGTGCAGCCGTGGGGCACCACGACAATTGAGCCGATCGGCCAGTTGATTATCCGACCCAATGAACCCAGCGCAGGCCGTCTGCCCAACGAAGATGCGCAGAGCTTTACCTTCGACGACAGCAATCTCTTCAGTGTCGACAAATTCTCCGGCTACGACCGCGTGGAAGGCGGCGGCAGGGCCAATGTCGGCGTTCAGGCGACGACGCAGTTCGACCGCGGCGGCTTCATCAACGTGCTGTTCGGACAATCTTACCAGTTGTTCGGCCTGAATTCCTTCGCTATGCAGGATCTGACCAATACCAGCCTCGGCAGCGGTCTCGACAAGAACCGCTCCGATTACGTCGCGCGTATCGCCTATCAGCCGAACAGGATCTACAGCCTGATCGCCCGCACCCGGCTCGACGAGGCAACGGGGGTCGTGCGGCGCTTCGAACTCGAAGGCAGGGCCAACTTCGACCGTTTCGGCGTGAGCCTGCTCTATGGCAACTATGACGCGCAGCCAGAGCTCGGCTTCCTCACACGCCGCGAAGGCATCGTGGCGACCGGATCGGTCAAGGTAGCCACCAACTGGGTGCTGTCGGGCGCGCTGCGCTACGACATCACCAATCAAACGATCAATCAGTACATCGTGGGTGCGGGGTATGTGGACGACTGCTTCATCATTGCAGCGAACTACATCACCGATTACGCCTATACCTCGGCGAGCTACACCAGTCCGGTTACCGATCACCGTATCATGCTGCAAATCGGCCTGCGCACCATTGGCGCCAGTTCGTTCAATACGTCGCAGTAG
- a CDS encoding leucyl aminopeptidase has product MTDAVKVGFVPFSAAPRGVLVVFCDDTLKFGPATGKALGATASAVKRAAIANQFKGKSGAALDILAPEGLKAGRLIVIGVGKLAALKDSDYIKFGGKIAAKISAGTEAVTILAELPSGAMKGSQAAAIATGVRLRTYRFDRYKTKKKDGDNAPLRAQFSVAVADVAAARKAFGPENHIVDGVLIARELVNEPPNVLFPAEFARRATQLRKLGVRVEVLDVPAMKKLGMGALLGVSQGSEHDGRTVIMRWNGGKAGEQPIAFVGKGVCFDTGGISIKPAGSMEDMKGDMGGAACVVGLMHALAARKAKVNVVGAIGLVENMPDGNAQRPGDIVTSMSGQTIEIINTDAEGRLVLADVLWYVAKKHKPRFMVDLATLTGAILVALGVEYAGMFSNNDTLAERLTAAGQETGERVWRMPLGPEYDKQIDSQFADMKNTGSRNGGSITAAQFLQRFVDDTPWAHLDIAGTAMGVPASDLSRSWGSGYGVRLLNRLVADHYEAKR; this is encoded by the coding sequence ATGACCGACGCCGTCAAGGTCGGCTTCGTACCGTTTTCCGCTGCCCCCCGCGGCGTTCTGGTGGTGTTTTGCGACGACACGCTGAAATTCGGCCCGGCAACGGGAAAGGCGCTCGGGGCAACCGCCTCCGCCGTGAAGCGAGCGGCCATCGCCAACCAGTTCAAGGGGAAAAGCGGTGCGGCACTGGATATTCTGGCGCCGGAAGGGCTCAAGGCGGGACGCTTGATCGTCATCGGCGTGGGCAAGCTCGCTGCGCTCAAGGACAGCGACTACATCAAGTTCGGCGGCAAGATCGCGGCCAAGATTTCAGCCGGCACCGAAGCGGTCACAATTCTCGCAGAACTTCCGTCGGGTGCGATGAAGGGATCGCAGGCGGCTGCGATTGCAACCGGTGTCCGTCTGCGGACGTATCGATTCGACCGCTATAAAACAAAGAAGAAGGACGGCGACAACGCGCCGCTGCGTGCGCAGTTCTCGGTCGCGGTGGCGGACGTCGCCGCCGCGCGCAAGGCCTTCGGCCCCGAGAATCACATTGTGGACGGCGTGCTGATCGCGCGCGAGCTCGTCAACGAGCCGCCGAATGTGCTGTTTCCTGCGGAGTTCGCGCGGCGTGCGACGCAATTGCGGAAGCTCGGCGTCCGCGTCGAGGTACTCGACGTTCCGGCCATGAAGAAACTGGGCATGGGCGCACTGCTCGGCGTCTCTCAGGGATCGGAGCATGACGGCCGCACTGTCATCATGCGCTGGAACGGCGGCAAGGCGGGTGAGCAGCCCATCGCATTCGTCGGCAAGGGTGTGTGTTTCGACACAGGCGGCATTTCGATCAAGCCTGCCGGCAGTATGGAAGACATGAAGGGTGACATGGGTGGCGCGGCCTGCGTCGTCGGCCTGATGCACGCGCTCGCCGCCCGCAAAGCCAAGGTCAACGTCGTCGGCGCGATCGGTCTCGTGGAGAACATGCCGGACGGCAACGCACAGCGCCCCGGCGACATCGTGACCTCGATGTCGGGACAGACCATCGAAATCATCAACACCGACGCCGAAGGCCGGCTCGTGCTGGCCGATGTGCTCTGGTACGTGGCGAAGAAGCACAAGCCCAGGTTCATGGTCGATCTGGCCACGCTCACAGGTGCGATTCTGGTCGCACTCGGCGTCGAATATGCAGGCATGTTCTCCAACAACGACACGCTTGCGGAGCGCCTGACCGCTGCCGGGCAGGAGACCGGCGAGCGGGTGTGGCGGATGCCGCTCGGTCCCGAATATGACAAGCAGATCGACTCGCAGTTCGCCGACATGAAGAACACCGGCAGCCGCAATGGTGGTTCGATCACTGCCGCGCAGTTCCTGCAACGCTTTGTCGACGACACGCCTTGGGCGCATCTCGACATCGCGGGTACGGCGATGGGCGTTCCCGCATCGGACCTCAGCCGCAGTTGGGGCTCGGGCTATGGCGTGCGCCTCCTCAACCGGCTGGTGGCGGACCATTACGAGGCGAAACGCTAA
- the lptG gene encoding LPS export ABC transporter permease LptG, with protein MVTTILARYFAARFVIASLATFAAIFFLVITVDYIELMRRASSLPNVSGLFVAQTALFRVPLTLEKLMPFCIMIGAMVSFLALSRRLELVIARAAGISAWQFTAPALISALVLGALATAVYNPVTADMLERAKGMETKIFTDGTPSVQEGAGFWINQSTSEGQSIINAARSQGQGTLLTGMTVFRYDSSGTFRERIEAREAALEPGRWVFKGVRRYKLESPVVEEDTWTLSTTLTLAQVRNSFSTPETVSFWQLPDYIKSSENSGQATAGYRLQYQKLIARPFLLAAMVLLAAAVSLRFFRFGGVQKMVLSGVAAGFLLYVLSKVTDDLSKAELMHPLAAAWLPVCVGGLSGFLALLYQEDG; from the coding sequence ATGGTAACGACGATTCTCGCCCGCTATTTCGCCGCACGTTTCGTGATCGCGTCACTCGCGACTTTCGCGGCGATCTTCTTTCTCGTGATCACTGTCGATTATATCGAACTGATGCGCCGCGCGAGCAGCCTGCCGAATGTGTCGGGCCTGTTCGTCGCGCAAACCGCCCTGTTCCGTGTTCCGCTGACGCTCGAAAAGCTGATGCCGTTCTGCATCATGATCGGCGCGATGGTCTCGTTCCTCGCTTTGTCGCGCCGGCTCGAACTGGTGATCGCGCGGGCTGCCGGTATCTCTGCTTGGCAGTTCACCGCGCCCGCTCTCATCAGCGCGCTTGTGCTCGGCGCGCTCGCAACCGCCGTCTACAATCCGGTGACGGCGGACATGCTGGAACGCGCGAAGGGAATGGAAACCAAGATCTTCACCGACGGAACACCGAGTGTTCAGGAGGGCGCAGGTTTCTGGATCAACCAGTCGACCAGCGAGGGGCAAAGTATCATCAATGCCGCCCGCAGTCAGGGACAAGGCACCCTGCTGACCGGCATGACCGTGTTCCGCTACGACTCGTCGGGGACTTTCCGAGAGAGAATTGAGGCCAGGGAAGCCGCCCTTGAGCCCGGCCGATGGGTCTTCAAGGGGGTCCGGCGTTACAAGCTCGAAAGCCCGGTGGTCGAGGAAGACACCTGGACGCTCAGCACCACTCTCACCCTGGCTCAGGTACGCAACAGCTTCTCCACCCCAGAAACTGTGTCATTTTGGCAACTCCCGGATTACATCAAATCGTCCGAGAACTCGGGACAGGCCACAGCCGGTTACCGCCTCCAGTACCAGAAACTGATCGCGCGCCCGTTTTTGCTGGCCGCAATGGTGCTGCTCGCGGCCGCTGTAAGCCTGCGCTTCTTCCGCTTCGGCGGCGTGCAAAAGATGGTTTTAAGTGGCGTTGCAGCAGGGTTTCTGCTCTATGTCCTGTCGAAAGTAACCGATGATTTGAGCAAGGCCGAGTTGATGCATCCGCTCGCTGCCGCGTGGCTGCCCGTCTGCGTGGGCGGCCTCTCGGGATTTCTAGCCTTGCTGTACCAGGAGGACGGGTAG
- a CDS encoding autotransporter outer membrane beta-barrel domain-containing protein, which produces MKIPRASLSRKKLVFAAGFAAVGICGISTADAQFVPPVFPGPADNNSQFAAHAAQFDIGSNFLQRLGREAVYGFAARDNSGGGGASQTTAQPLYRTWAEGYGTSAHTAAQGTFVGDRRKALGIVGGIGATIAPGLNIGFSADESRTQIDVPLALQSATLGMTQIGVNASYVTGPWAVAVAAVHGFARISSLRATALGSAYANYRGSIDGVLGEVSYAYTFGQSRIVPKVALEYVSARTDSFAEAGGFRPVSVADARGERARVLAGAEVGHYWIIGQQAIDVSAYGKFVDNFSQNIGDVQVSLGNNAINVQGIRESRNGADAGAAASYIYSNTVRFYANYDGKFRDGFESHQGTLGVELKW; this is translated from the coding sequence ATGAAAATTCCGCGAGCGAGTCTGAGCCGGAAGAAGCTGGTGTTCGCCGCCGGGTTTGCGGCCGTCGGCATTTGCGGAATCTCGACTGCCGACGCGCAATTCGTCCCGCCGGTTTTTCCAGGCCCGGCCGACAACAACAGCCAGTTCGCCGCCCACGCCGCCCAGTTCGATATCGGCAGCAACTTCCTGCAGCGCCTCGGCCGCGAAGCGGTCTATGGCTTCGCCGCGCGCGACAATTCCGGCGGCGGCGGCGCGTCGCAGACGACCGCCCAGCCGCTGTACCGGACGTGGGCCGAAGGTTACGGCACGAGCGCGCACACCGCGGCTCAGGGAACCTTCGTCGGCGACCGTCGCAAGGCACTCGGCATTGTCGGCGGCATTGGAGCCACCATCGCGCCGGGCCTGAATATCGGTTTTTCCGCTGACGAGAGCCGCACCCAGATCGACGTTCCGCTGGCCCTGCAAAGTGCAACGCTAGGAATGACCCAGATCGGAGTTAATGCGTCCTACGTCACTGGACCATGGGCGGTGGCGGTGGCCGCGGTTCACGGCTTCGCCCGCATCAGTTCGCTGCGCGCGACAGCACTCGGCAGCGCCTATGCCAACTATCGCGGCAGCATCGACGGCGTGCTCGGCGAAGTCAGCTACGCCTATACATTCGGCCAGAGCCGGATCGTCCCTAAGGTGGCGCTCGAATACGTCTCGGCGCGCACGGACAGTTTCGCGGAAGCCGGCGGCTTCCGCCCGGTGTCCGTCGCCGACGCCCGTGGCGAGCGCGCCCGCGTGCTGGCCGGGGCCGAGGTTGGGCACTACTGGATCATCGGCCAGCAGGCGATCGACGTGTCGGCTTACGGAAAATTCGTCGACAATTTCTCGCAGAATATCGGCGACGTTCAGGTCAGCCTGGGTAACAACGCGATCAACGTGCAAGGCATTCGCGAAAGCCGCAACGGCGCGGATGCCGGCGCTGCAGCGTCTTATATCTACAGCAACACGGTGCGGTTCTACGCCAACTACGATGGCAAGTTCCGCGACGGCTTTGAGTCCCATCAGGGAACGTTAGGTGTCGAGTTGAAGTGGTGA
- a CDS encoding sulfur globule protein precursor, whose translation MMRKLVLAFAAIAALGTAAFTPSDASAREWHSVRPMYGGGHGYHGHRHWGGGPRFGFAPRYYGSYAGCYQRRLVPTPWGPRWRTVNRCY comes from the coding sequence ATGATGCGTAAACTCGTTCTTGCCTTTGCTGCGATCGCGGCTCTTGGCACCGCCGCCTTCACTCCATCAGACGCGTCAGCGCGGGAATGGCACAGCGTTCGTCCCATGTATGGCGGCGGCCATGGCTATCACGGTCACCGCCACTGGGGCGGCGGGCCGCGTTTCGGCTTCGCGCCTCGGTACTATGGCAGCTACGCCGGCTGCTATCAGCGCCGCCTGGTTCCGACTCCTTGGGGACCGCGCTGGCGGACGGTGAATCGCTGCTACTGA
- the abc-f gene encoding ribosomal protection-like ABC-F family protein: MLSINDISIRIAGRLLIDHSTVQIVPGARVGFVGRNGVGKSTLFHAIRGELPTESGSIAIPPRWRVGSLAQEAPDGPESLIEVVLKADLERDALLREAETANDPHRIADIQTRLVDIDAHSAPARAAAILSGLGFSTADQARSCSEFSGGWRMRVALAATLFAAPDLLLLDEPTNYLDLEGTLWLEDHLANYPRTVIVISHDRDLLDTSVDQILHLDRGKLTLYKGTYSSFEEQRATREMLDAKHARKQMDERKRLQAFVDRFKAKASKAKQAQSRVKMLERMKPVTALVTQDVREITFPVPDKLLSPPIIAVDDVSVGYDPAKPVLNHVTLRIDNDDRIALLGSNGNGKSTLVKLLAGKLAPFSGKVVRADKLSVGYFAQHQTDELDLEGSAYDHLRRLMPQETETRVRARTGAIGFSGKAGDTKVSSLSGGEKARLLLGLATFYGPNMIILDEPTNHLDIDSRAALAEAINDYPGAIIMVSHDRYLIEACADQLWVVADRAVTPYDGDLDDYRRSVLTARGMRSSARDRNERAGPREKTQRPKSEKRVPLKQQIASAENEIARITGIIEKIDAALALPDLFKRDPKQATQLTKARASAADALQRAEDEWLAASSSYDEATG, from the coding sequence ATGCTCTCCATCAATGACATTTCGATCCGGATCGCCGGACGCCTTTTGATCGACCACAGCACGGTGCAAATCGTGCCCGGCGCTCGCGTCGGCTTCGTTGGTCGCAACGGCGTTGGTAAATCGACGCTGTTTCATGCGATTCGGGGCGAATTGCCGACGGAATCCGGCTCGATTGCCATTCCACCGCGCTGGCGTGTCGGCAGTCTGGCGCAGGAAGCGCCCGATGGCCCCGAGAGCCTGATCGAGGTGGTACTGAAGGCCGATCTCGAACGCGACGCTCTGCTGCGCGAAGCCGAGACGGCCAACGATCCGCACCGCATTGCCGATATCCAGACCCGGCTCGTCGACATCGACGCGCACTCTGCCCCTGCCCGCGCCGCCGCCATTCTGTCGGGTCTCGGATTTTCCACCGCAGATCAGGCGCGGTCCTGTTCGGAATTCTCCGGCGGCTGGCGCATGCGCGTCGCGCTGGCAGCGACGCTGTTCGCGGCACCCGACCTGCTGCTGCTGGACGAACCGACCAACTATCTCGATCTTGAAGGCACGCTCTGGCTCGAGGACCATCTCGCGAACTATCCGCGGACGGTGATCGTCATCAGCCACGATCGCGACCTGCTCGACACATCGGTCGACCAAATCCTGCATCTCGATCGCGGCAAGCTGACGCTCTACAAGGGTACCTACTCCTCCTTCGAAGAGCAGCGCGCCACCCGCGAGATGCTCGACGCCAAGCACGCCCGCAAGCAGATGGACGAGCGCAAGCGATTGCAGGCCTTCGTCGATCGCTTCAAGGCCAAGGCCTCAAAAGCAAAACAGGCGCAGTCGCGCGTCAAGATGCTGGAGCGCATGAAGCCGGTCACGGCACTCGTCACGCAGGACGTGCGCGAGATCACGTTTCCCGTGCCGGACAAACTTCTGTCGCCGCCGATCATTGCAGTCGATGACGTATCCGTTGGCTACGATCCCGCAAAACCGGTGCTCAATCATGTCACTCTGCGTATCGACAACGACGACCGCATCGCCCTGCTCGGCTCCAACGGTAACGGCAAATCGACACTGGTGAAACTGCTGGCAGGCAAGCTGGCACCGTTTTCCGGCAAGGTGGTGCGTGCGGATAAACTGTCGGTTGGTTATTTCGCGCAGCATCAGACCGACGAACTCGATCTCGAAGGCTCGGCTTACGACCATCTGCGCCGGCTGATGCCGCAGGAGACCGAAACCAGGGTTCGCGCCCGCACCGGCGCGATCGGGTTTTCGGGAAAGGCCGGTGACACCAAAGTCAGCTCACTGTCCGGCGGCGAGAAAGCGCGGCTGCTGCTCGGGCTCGCGACGTTCTACGGTCCGAACATGATCATCCTAGACGAACCGACCAACCATCTGGATATCGACAGCCGTGCCGCGCTGGCGGAAGCCATCAATGACTATCCCGGCGCGATCATCATGGTCTCGCATGACCGCTACCTGATCGAGGCCTGCGCCGACCAGTTGTGGGTCGTGGCCGACCGTGCGGTGACACCTTACGACGGCGACCTCGACGACTATCGCCGCTCGGTGCTGACCGCCCGCGGCATGAGATCGTCCGCCCGCGATCGCAACGAACGCGCGGGCCCGCGCGAAAAAACCCAGCGGCCGAAGAGCGAAAAACGCGTTCCGCTCAAGCAGCAGATCGCAAGCGCCGAAAACGAAATCGCGCGCATTACCGGAATCATCGAGAAAATCGATGCGGCGCTGGCGCTGCCGGATCTGTTCAAGCGCGATCCGAAGCAGGCGACGCAACTCACGAAAGCTCGTGCCAGCGCAGCAGATGCGCTACAACGGGCGGAGGATGAATGGCTGGCGGCAAGTTCGTCCTACGACGAAGCGACAGGATGA
- a CDS encoding TerC family protein: MDWLIQIFDPAHISAWFVQLENEIQHPQFWVALTKIIWINVLLSGDNALVIALACRGLQPKQRVWGMVLGAGVAVLLRVIFTGIVASLMALPYLKLVGGLALLIIAAKLLVPEKEDEDGVQAAAHLWAAVRIVAIADIIMSLDNVIAVAAAANGSLVLMMLGLAISIPMIVAGAALIMALLDRLPALIWLGAALLGWIAGEVIATDPAVVPWLHRVLDGHIALDLDTTSTLFGFARHLRFGGEIGEITLAVLGVVVVLVVGSIWRKRALREQHEAHVAA, encoded by the coding sequence GTGGATTGGTTGATTCAGATTTTCGATCCGGCGCACATCAGCGCCTGGTTCGTTCAGCTTGAGAACGAGATTCAGCACCCGCAATTCTGGGTCGCTCTCACCAAGATTATCTGGATCAACGTCCTGTTATCCGGCGACAACGCGCTCGTGATCGCGCTGGCCTGCCGCGGCTTGCAGCCCAAGCAGCGTGTGTGGGGCATGGTGCTTGGCGCGGGCGTTGCTGTCCTGCTCCGTGTCATCTTCACCGGCATCGTCGCGTCTCTCATGGCGCTGCCGTATCTGAAGCTGGTCGGCGGTCTCGCGCTGCTGATCATCGCGGCGAAGCTGCTGGTTCCCGAGAAGGAAGACGAGGACGGCGTGCAGGCTGCGGCCCACCTGTGGGCGGCGGTGCGCATCGTCGCCATCGCTGACATCATCATGAGCCTCGACAACGTCATCGCGGTCGCTGCCGCCGCCAACGGCAGCCTCGTACTGATGATGCTCGGTCTCGCCATCAGCATTCCGATGATCGTGGCGGGTGCCGCGCTCATCATGGCGCTGCTCGATCGCCTGCCGGCCCTGATCTGGCTTGGCGCCGCGCTGCTCGGCTGGATCGCAGGCGAGGTGATCGCCACCGATCCCGCCGTGGTGCCGTGGCTGCATCGCGTGCTCGACGGCCATATCGCGCTTGATCTCGATACCACGTCGACGCTGTTCGGCTTCGCCCGACATTTGCGGTTCGGCGGCGAGATCGGCGAGATCACGCTGGCGGTGCTGGGTGTGGTCGTGGTGCTGGTGGTGGGCTCGATCTGGCGCAAGCGCGCCCTGCGCGAACAACACGAAGCGCACGTCGCGGCGTAA